The sequence AGATGTTCAAGATCGACGCGGGTCTCGCCCATATTTGACTCCGTGAATCTGCGCTGTGTGGAGAAAGGGACTGTAGACGGAGACAGAGGCGAAATCAAGGCGAGTGAGACGAACTTCGCGGTGGGGGTCAGACTGGTGAGTACGGATTAGACAGGGATCGAAGGCAACTCACTTTCGTTTTCAGGGGATTCGTAATACATTGTGTGATATGAGAACCACGGTCACGATTCGACTTGATCGAGCGCTTGATCGGATGCTCGACAAGTTCTGCCGTCGCTCCAAACGAAAGCGAAGCGAGGTCGTGCGAGATGCGCTTCGCCGGCAGCTCTCATTGATGACGTTTGAGCCGCTTCGCCACAAGGCCATGCCCTTTGCGGAAGCGCGAGGCTTTCTCACGGACAAGGACGTTTTCAAAACCGTCTCGTGAAGGTCTGTCTCGATACCAATGTTTTCGTCAGCAGGCTTGCGACGCATTGGCTCTGTGCCGATGGCATTCGACAGGTTCTCACTCCCGCATTAGCTGCCAAGGCCGATGTGTTCATCACGGGCGACAAAGATTTGCT comes from Nitrospirota bacterium and encodes:
- a CDS encoding ribbon-helix-helix protein, CopG family — its product is MRTTVTIRLDRALDRMLDKFCRRSKRKRSEVVRDALRRQLSLMTFEPLRHKAMPFAEARGFLTDKDVFKTVS